From Camelina sativa cultivar DH55 chromosome 7, Cs, whole genome shotgun sequence, one genomic window encodes:
- the LOC104702942 gene encoding BTB/POZ domain-containing protein At2g24240-like translates to MGISKDRIKFNVGGRLFETTATTLANAGRDSFFGALFDDGWNLSPQDSVIFVDRNSDCFAVLLDLLRTGDLNVPANIPERLLHREASFYCLLDHVRSARWGPFDGNRLRLSDSVKGTSPGDGTAIRAGPDGGCCVAHGSVVHVYDWMLEEHSPINLDYQRVNDVGWIDSDNIVLSACERLGRGDGGMGLFSSSSGDLRYKFQVSHENQVKSYTAGALSFSPDYEIFASCKGRSNEYGIGVWDQITGKQTDFFYESPGWSLGDADKLQWLNGKSCLLVATLFPRKDNCYISLLDFRDKNMVWSWSDIGSPMAIDEKRVRDAIAMEDSNSICVVNEFEDLGFIDLRMYGGSVRWSSRSKLMKSKMPDEPCYPKLALHEGQLFSSMNDSISVFCGPDWVLTSRLRRSYGGSICDFSIGGDRLFALHSEENVFDVWETPPPPII, encoded by the coding sequence ATGGGTATCTCAAAAGACAGGATCAAATTCAACGTTGGTGGAAGACTTTTCGAAACGACGGCGACGACGTTAGCTAACGCAGGTCGAGATTCTTTCTTCGGAGCATTGTTCGACGACGGATGGAACCTCTCACCGCAAGATTCTGTTATTTTCGTCGACAGAAACTCAGATTGCTTCGCCGTTCTTCTCGATCTCCTCCGTACCGGAGACCTTAACGTTCCCGCCAACATACCAGAGCGTCTCCTTCACAGAGAAGCTTCTTTCTACTGTTTACTTGACCACGTACGGTCCGCCAGATGGGGTCCGTTCGATGGTAACCGTCTTCGTCTATCGGATTCTGTTAAAGGAACATCTCCCGGAGATGGAACCGCCATCAGGGCGGGACCTGATGGCGGTTGTTGCGTCGCGCACGGGAGTGTTGTCCATGTGTATGATTGGATGTTGGAAGAACACTCTCCGATAAACCTTGATTACCAGAGAGTCAACGATGTTGGCTGGATTGATTCAGATAACATTGTACTCTCTGCTTGTGAGAGATTAGGGAGAGGAGATGGAGGCATGGGACTGTTCAGTTCGTCTTCCGGTGATCTTCGGTATAAGTTTCAGGTTTCTCATGAGAATCAGGTGAAGAGTTATACCGCTGGAGCTTTGAGTTTTTCGCCGGATTATGAGATTTTCGCGAGCTGTAAAGGTCGGAGTAATGAATACGGGATCGGAGTTTGGGATCAGATAACCGGAAAACAAACTGACTTCTTCTACGAGAGTCCCGGTTGGTCACTTGGTGATGCTGACAAGCTTCAATGGTTGAATGGTAAGAGTTGTCTTCTTGTGGCTACATTGTTTCCAAGAAAAGACAACTGTTACATTAGCTTGTTGGATTTTCGAGACAAGAACATGGTTTGGTCTTGGTCTGATATCGGGTCTCCAATGGCGATAGAtgagaagagagtgagagatgcAATAGCTATGGAAGATAGCAATTCGATTTGTGTGGTGAATGAGTTTGAGGATTTGGGGTTTATTGATCTGAGGATGTATGGAGGAAGTGTGAGGTGGAGTTCGAGAAGTAAACTGATGAAGAGTAAGATGCCTGACGAGCCTTGTTACCCGAAACTGGCTTTGCACGAAGGTCAGCTTTTCTCATCGATGAATGATTCCATCTCTGTGTTCTGTGGACCAGACTGGGTCTTAACTTCCAGGTTAAGAAGAAGCTATGGTGGCTCAATCTGCGATTTCTCCATTGGTGGCGATCGGCTTTTCGCATTGCATAGTGAAGAGAATGTGTTTGATGTTTGGGAGACTCCGCCTCCTCCTATCATCTGA